Below is a genomic region from Parageobacillus toebii NBRC 107807.
AATAGGTCAGGTGAATTTCATTGCGAAATACGTTAAGGGTTATTATTTTTGTCCTGGCTGTAGCGGCTTTTTTATTTTTGACCAATGATTATTGGGAAGGGAAGCTGCTTGGTGGGCTTAGTATTTTAATTTCTTGCTCTGTTGTTTTCATTGCGTTTGTTATTTCTCTCGAAAACAGAAAGCCTGCCCATACAATCACGTGGCTTGTCGTGCTCGGAAGCTTCCCGCTAATTGGATTTTTCTTTTATTTAATGTTTGGAAGAAATTATCGAAAGCAGAGGCTTTTCCAAAAAAAGGCGATGCTCGATGAACAAACATTTTTAAAATTTCAAGGACAGCGAGAGTGGGCGATAGAACAGATGCCGATTGGAGAACACCAACGTCCGCTGCTTCAGCTGGCTCATCGAATTGGAAAAAGCCCGGTTTCTCTCGCGACGGAAACAAGGGTATTGACGAATGGCGAAGAAACATTTTCTACTATTTTTGAAGAACTGGAAAAAGCGACACACCATATTCATTTAGAATATTACATTGTTCGCCATGATGAAGTTGGACAGAAGCTAAAAACGATTTTAATAGAAAAAGCAAAAAAAGGAGTTCATGTCCGTTTTCTTTATGATGCTGTAGGAAGCTGGAAATTATCCAAAACGTATATTCAAGAGCTGCGCGATGCCGGGGTAGAAATGATTCCTTTTTCACCGGTTCGTTTGCCGTTTTTGAGCAACACCATTAACTTCCGCAATCATCGAAAAATTATTGTGATTGACGGAACGATTGGCTTTGTTGGGGGACTGAATATCGGTGATGAATATTTAGGAAAAGATAAATATTTCGGTTTTTGGCGCGATACGCATTTATGGATTCGTGGTGAAGCGGTCCGGACGCTACAGCTTATTTTTTTGCAAGATTGGTATTATATGACGGGAAAAACGTTATTGACACCGGAATATTTATCTCCAGAGCTCGTTCATTATGACGGTCAGGGGGGAGTTCAGTTAATTGCGGGTGGTCCTGACCAGAAATGGGAAGTCATTAAGCATTTATATTTTGCAATGATTACGTCTGCTCAGCGATCGATTTGGATTGCGTCGCCGTATTTTGTGCCTGATGAAGATATCCTAACAGCATTAAAAATCGCTGCTTTAAGCGGGCTTGATGTCCGCATTTTGGCACCGAAACGACCAGATAAAAAAATTGTCTTTTATGCCTCACGATCCTATTTTCCGGAATTGTTGGAAGCAGGTGTGAAAATTTATGAATATTCAAAAGGATTTTTGCATAGTAAAATCATGATCGTTGATGGGGAATTAGCATCAATCGGCACAGCTAATATGGATATGCGCAGCTTTCATCTCAATTTCGAAGTAAACGCTTTTTTATATCATACGGATAGTACAAAAAAACTTGTTGCTGATTTTCTTGAAGATTTAAAAGAAGCCAGTCCAATTGATTATGAAACATTTCAACAACGTCCGTTATCCATTCGTGTTGTTGAATCTGTATCAAGATTATTATCTCCTTTATTATAAAATTTCACCCGGAATTGTACCGGGTGTTTATCATTTTTAGGGAATTTTGTATAAAAAATAGGAAACCAGACTGTTTTTGTCGAATAAACTAGAAAGGATGATGAAAGGATGTGATCATTTTGCTTGTTGCCATGCTGCGGAATGGAGAATTCATTTCACTGGCTAAGACTTGGACAAAGGAGGAATTAGTTCAGTTAAAGAGGAGGGAAGCGTTTTTTTGTCCTGCCTGCAAGCGGGAAGTGGTATTAAAGCTCGGCAGTCGCCGCATTCCACATTTTGCGCATAAAAAAGATACCGCATGTCCATATGAATATGAGTCGGAATCAACACGTCATTTAACAGGAAAGTTAGATCTATTTTCCTGGCTTCAACGTCAAAACATACGGGCAAAATTGGAGCCATATTTACCATCGATTCAACAACGTCCAGACATCCTTGTTGCGCATAACCACCTCCTGTATGCGATGGAATATCAATGCTCTACCATTAGTGAACAGTTGTTTCAAAAACGCAATGATTCCTATCGCATAAAAGGAATTCGACCAATTTGGATTCTTGGAGCACATCATTTGCGATATCGGACCATATACCACTTGGCATTGCCCCGATTTCAATGGATGTTTGCCCACCATTTTCCGTTTGTTCCTCGCCCGCTCCTTTTCTACTATTGTTCGGAAACCAAACGTCTTATCCGCCTCGTTCATTTGATTCCGTTTTCTGTTCGCCATACATTTGCGATTCCCATTGTCAAGCCACTGCATTCGGTTTCTTTTTCCGATTTGCTATCATCTCCGGTTGTTTCACTGCCACCATCGTTTTGGAATGATTGGCTTTGCCGTAAAAAACAATGGCGTCTCACTTTCACGTCATATCCGAATAAGATCACAAGGCTTATTTGTTCTGATTTTTATCGATGGGGCATTATTCCTTCTCTTTTTCCTACGGAAGCAGGCTGGCCGCTGCCGCACGGCTATTTGTTTGAAACACCGCCATTTATTTGGCAAACATATGTGTTAATCCCATTTATGCAATCAGAAAGCAAACATGTCTCTATACATTCCATTTATCGTTTTATTGATGAAAGAATGGCAGCGGGGCGGCTTGCGGCTCGCCAGTTGCCGCTCGCAATGGGACAACGCTATACGCAAGCAGTTTATGAGTATTTGCAATTGCTTACGAAGTTAGGTTATTTTCAATGGGAAAGCCGCAAAAGCCTTCGTTTAGTAAAGGAATTTACTTTTCCAAAGACGATGGATGAAGTAATACAGCAGGATCAACAAATGATGGAGCAGATGAAAATGGAGCCATCACTTTACCATTATATAAATAAATTGGAACTTAACAAAAATATTGTATAAGAAAGTGATGGCAAACATTTATTTTCTCGAAAAAGGAAATGATAGTAAAAAAGTGAATATGATTTATGATATAATTTTCCAAAAGGAGGTTTGCAAAATGGAAGAAAAGAAAACAAAAAAATCGTTGCCATCACGAAGTGAAATTCCTGTAGAAGAAACATGGCGTTTAGAGGACATTTTCCCAACGGATGAAGCATGGGAGCAAGAATTCCAAGCAGTGAAAAAAATGATTCCGAAATTATCGGACTATCAAGGGCGGTTGGGAGAATCAGCGGATACGTTATACGAAGCGCTGCAATATCAAGATGAGATATCGATGCGTCTCGGCAAGCTATATACATATGCGCATATGCGTTACGACCAAGATACGACAAATGCCTTTTATCAAGGACTTAATGACCGTGCTACCAGCCTTTATAGCGAAGCGTCTAGTGCGATGGCGTTTATCGTTCCGGAAATTTTAGCGATCGATGAGGCGAAGTTGCGTTCATTTTTAGAAGAGAAAAAAGAATTAAAGCTGTATGAACACGCTTTAGACGAAATTAACCGTCAGCGTCCGCATGTATTGTCTGCCGAGGAGGAGGCGCTCCTTGCCCAAGCTGCGGAAGTCATGCAAGCATCTTCGACTACATTTGGCATGCTGAATAATGCGGATTTAACATTCCCAACGATTATTGATGAAAATGGGGAAGAAGTAGAAGTGACACATGGCCGTTTTATTCGCTTTTTGGAAAGCACAGACCGCCGTGTGCGGCGCGATGCGTTTAAAGCGGTATATGATACGTACGAAAAGTACAAGAATACGTTTGCTAGCACTCTCGCCGGAGCGGTGAAAAAAGATAACTTTTTTGCCCGCGTTCGCCGTTATAAATCAGCACGGGAAGCGGCATTAAGCAGCAATAATATTCCTGAAAGTGTTTACGATAATTTGATCGAAACGGTTCATGAACATTTGCCGCTGTTGCACCGTTATGTCCGTTTACGCAAAAAAGCGCTTGGACTTGACGAACTTCATATGTATGATTTATATACTCCGCTTGTGCAAGAAGTAAAAATGGAAGTAACGTATGAAGAAGCGAAAGAATACATGTTAAAAGGGCTTGCTCCGCTCGGTGAAGAATATATTGGCATCGTTAAAGAGGGCCTCGAAAACCGCTGGGTAGATGTACGCGAAAATAAAGGGAAACGAAGCGGTGCCTATTCATCAGGTTCATATGGAACAAATCCATATATTTTGCTTAACTGGCAAGATAACGTCCATAATTTGTTTACGTTAGTCCACGAATTTGGCCACTCTGTGCATAGTTATTACACACGCAAAACGCAGCCGTATCCGTATGGAGATTATTCCATTTTTGTTGCTGAAGTTGCATCGACATGCAACGAAGCGCTATTAAGTGATTATTTATTAAAAACGATCGATGATGAGAAAAAACGATTATATTTACTTAACCATTATTTAGAAGGGTTCCGTGGCACGGTCTTTCGGCAAACGATGTTTGCAGAGTTTGAACATATGATCCATATGAAGGCGCAGGAAGGCGAAGCGTTAACAGCTGATTCATTGACTTCCATGTATTACGAATTAAACAAAAAATATTTCGGTGATGATATTGTCGTCGATAAGGAAATTGGATTAGAATGGGCGCGGATTCCACATTTTTATTACAATTATTATGTTTATCAATATGCCACAGGGTTTAGCGCAGCCACCGCATTAAGCAGACAAATATTAGAAGAAGGGGAACCGGCTGTTAAACGCTATATTGAGTTTTTAAAAGCAGGCAGCTCCGATTATCCAATTGAGGTGTTGAAAAAAGCGGGAGTAGATATGACGAGCGCGGAACCGATCCGGCAGGCTTGTCAAGTATTCGCAGAAAAACTAGATGAAATGGAACAGATGTTATCGTAAAAAACAGCGAATGTGGAGTTATTGCCACATTCGCTTTTGATAAAATCCTTTAAATTGGTTGCGGCTGTTCCAAGTTGCTAAAAAGCCAAAAATGGAAACAAATAAAAGTGGCATCGTAATAAACAGTGGAATAAGATGCATAAGACCAAACAAATTTAAACAAAAGGCGATAAGCACAACCAATCCCCAAATGAACAGAGTGATGTGTTTCTTCACCTTTTTTCCCCTTCCTAATTTGATTCATTTCATTTATATGAACAAAGCAAAGGAAAACATGCTTTCTTCTATATTTATGACAATAATGTGAACAAAAGCACAAAGTAGTTGTCAACACTCGCCTTAATTTGTTAAGATAATATCGTGAACGAAGTCACAAAAACCTTATACCCCTTTGTTTGACCGTGAAAAATTTCTCCCATCCCCTTTGTTGTCTTGGCAACAAGGAAAAGCCCGGCATTCAGCCGGGCTTTTCCTTATTTATTCTTCTTCTGAGATATAGCGCCAAAACGTTCCATGCTTTACCGGTACTTTTTCCACTTTTTGTTTCAGCTGCAGTTTTTTCATCTCTTTTTCCGCTTCGTTTATAGTCATATCATAAACAACTGCAATTTCCTTTGTGGCGACGAATTTAAAATGGCTTAAAAATGACTCGAGCGGGGGAGGAGGGGATGGTTCTGGATGGAAGCCAAGCAATTCATGAATAAGTTCGACATAAATCTCGTAAGGGTAACATCCGGAAATTTTAATTCCTTCGTCCTCAATGTTTTCGTTAAAAAAGACGAGTGTTGGAATTTCATTTACATCCATCTCTGATGTAATTTTTAAATCGCATTGAAATGCTTTGGACGCACTTGACGACTGTAAATCACGAACAAATTCATCCACATCCAATCCAACGCTTATTGCACAATCAATTAACACGGAGATATCGGATACATTTTGCTTTTCCAAAAACAATAATTCCTGTAATTTGCGTAAGAAACGAATCCCTGCGCGTTTGCCTTGCAATTCCGCCGCTTTAATGGCGATCGATGGAGCAAATGGGCTAGAAATTGGATTTTCAAGCCATAGGCTTCCATCGCAAGACATTCCCGAACGGCACGCCGTCCGCTCCCACACTTTGGCGATCGTTTCTGGCTTATGGCGTTTCCGCATATTCAGCGTTGCCAATGTTCCGCTTAACACGTGTTTCAATGTAAAAAAGCGACCATACTCAATGATTAGCTTTTTGATAATAGGTTCAAGCCCCCAGCATTCAGGGCATAAAGGATCGATAAACAAATAAATTTCCAACGGCTTTGTCTCGTTGCTGCGAGGCTGGGAAGCATACCACCAATCTGGGGTCGGCTTCCCAGCTAATTTGTCATTCAAGGGAATGCTCCTTTCTTTCCAAATTGTCTGGGGTATTGACCATATGATGAGCAGTCAAAACGAGACGATGATAAATTTGTTCGCGCACCGGTCCAGACAGACCGATTTCATCCATCGCCGCGCGCATACAGGAAAGCCATGCCTCAGCGCGAGTTGGAGTAATTTCAAATGACAAATGACGTGCCCGCAACATTGGATGTCCGTGCTCCTCTGTGTAAAGTGGCGGCCCTCCTAAGTATTGTGTTAAAAATTGTTTTTGTTTTCTAATCGTTTCTGTTAAATCATCCGGAAAAATTGGGATTAAATCAGGATGTTTAGCAACACGTTTATAGAAAGCTTCCACAAGCCTTGTAATTGTTTTTTCTCCACCGACCGCCTCATAAAGTGTTTGCCATTGTTCAGCCATTGTGAATACTCCTTTTAGATATTGTGTACGACTATTTTACTGCTATTTTAACAATGAAGTTTATTTATCTCAAACAAAGTGACTTGAATAAATATTATGAGTAGTATGTGTTGAGCACTTTTTCAACATATGCTCTTGTTTCGGCAAATGGTGGAATTCCTCCATAACGATCTACGTTTCCGGGGCCGGCATTATATGCGGCAAGTGCAAGCGAGACATTGCCGTTATAGCGGTCAAGCAGCATTCGTAAATATTTTGTCCCGCCCTCGATGTTTTGGGCTGGATCAAAACGGTTTTCTACTCCAAGCATTTTTGCGGTGCTTGGCATTAACTGCATAAGTCCAGCCGCACCGGCGCGGCTGCGCGCATTTGGATTAAAATTAGATTCGTGACGAATGACAGCGCGAACGAGCTTTGGATCAACATCATATTTTTCCGCAGCCTGTGCAATTAATGTATCAATATTTCCATCCATATGTTTAGAGGAAGATGTTTTTTCTGCCGATGGTGTTGACACATTTGGATTTTCAGGGACTTGCAACATTGGTTGCTGCTCTGACAGCAATTGATGGAATAGCTGCGCAAATGACCATGTGTTATTTTGATTTATGATGTTTGGACGATTGGTAGATAAATTTTGCAATGCCTGAAGTTCCAACAATAGTTTTAGTGCAGGAGTGTTCATCGCTCTTCCTCCGCTCTATATTTTTTCATATATAAACGTTGAATTTTATTAGCTGTTGGCCGAATTGGGATATGCAAAGAATGAAGCAGCTGTAAAAATCGTTGTTTTCCGCTTTCTGCATCTTTAGTCTCATATTCTAACTCATAATCATCGGTTTGTAGGTAATGACTATGATCAAGAAAAAGTGTGCCGCCTTTGTACATCCATTGTGCTCGGTCGGTGGCTAATGTGCCAAAATGTCGTAGTTGTTCAGGCGGAACGCCAATTTCTTGAAGAATTTGTGCAATCGGGCCTTGAACCATTGCAGTGCCATTTAAGAGGGCGTCTGCTTCTTCTTTTGTAAGCTGTTCATGCGTCTCAAGCAAAACCCCTTGTGCTGTCGTTTGTTTCAACGTTAATGTGTAGTTGCCGTTTTTTACGCGAATTCGCAGTGCTGCTCGTTTGTCTTTTAACAAAAATTGCGGTGTGTCAAAATAATGATTTTCTTGATGTTCAAAAGCATGATCATCGATATGAAACACTTGGCGAATTCGGTCGAATTCTTCTTTTGTTAATAAATTTTTAAATTCGATTTCTATTTCTTGGTTCATGTTTTCTCCCCTTTGTATCCATTTCAATTTTATTATCGGATGTTTATTGTTGAATATCAATTATTTATTATGCATAGGGTGATTATGGTAAAATAAAAAAGGACTGTTTATGTGGAAGGAGATTTGGCATGCAAAAGAAATTAGTCGTAGAAAAAGTAGAAAAACGAGATGAGCGATTATGGCTAATCTGCGATCATCCTCCATTTTCGCTTGAACAAGCAAGACCAAAAAATCATATGCTTGTTGATTCAGACAATATTGCGTTTATTTATATATTAGAAACGGATGAAGATTTTATTTATGTTGCGATTCCATCCGAGTTTTGGATGGACATCAAACAAGTATTAACAGACGGTACACCTATCTTTTTGCAAAGTGGAACGATCGAAATGGAACTGACCCATTTCAAGGAAGAGCTAACATATTTAATTGAAAATATTGATGGAAACGCCAATTACGGAGAACAGATGGAACAGGCGGTAAAAGAAATTTTTCTTACATAACAATTGGTGGTGGTATGATGGTCAAACATTGGGATTTATTTTTGGCGCCATACAAACAAGCGGTGGAAGAATTAAAAGTAAAACTAAAAGGAATGCGCGCCCAATTTGAAATTTTAGGGGTGCATTCGCCAATAGAATTTGTTACCGGAAGAGTAAAGCCAGTCGCAAGCATTTTGGATAAAGCGCAAAAGAAAAATATACCTCTTGATAAATTGGAAGAACAAATGCAAGATATTGCCGGACTTCGTATGATGTGCCAATTTGTCGATGATATTAAAACGGTAGTCGAATTGCTTCGGAAGCGGAACGATTTTGAAATTGTGGAAGAACGAGATTACATCAGCCAAAAAAAAGAAAGCGGTTATCGCTCTTACCATGTAGTGATCCGTTATCCGGTGCAAACGATTTGCGGAGAAAAGAAAATTTTGGCAGAGATTCAAATTCGGACGCTCGCGATGAATTTTTGGGCAACGATTGAACATTCATTAAACTACAAGTATAGCGGTCGCTTTCCTGAAGATATTAAAGTAAGATTGCAGCGCGCTGCAGAAGCAGCTTATCGTTTGGACGAAGAAATGTCAAAAATTCGCTTTGAAATTCAAGAAGCGCAAGCAGCTTTTTCGCGAAAACAGGATGCAAAAGGGGAATAACGATGAAAGAAAAACAAGCGCCGATGAAATTTGCCGTTACGTCCAAAGGGGATGAGACATCGAACGCACTTACGCAAAAAATTAAAACATATTTACTTGATTTTGATTTACAGTATGATGAAGATAAACCTGATATTGTCATTTCTGTCGGCGGTGATGGAACATTGCTTTATGCGTTCCATCGTTATTGTCGCCGATTAGATAAAACGGCGTTTGTCGGTGTTCATACCGGACATTTAGGATTTTACGCCGATTGGGTGCCTGAAGAAATCGAGAAGCTGGTCATCGCGATTGCGAAAACACCGTACCAAGTGGTGGAGTATCCGTTGTTAGAAGTGATTATTCGCTATATAAACGGAGGGCGGGAAGCAAAATATCTCGCTTTAAATGAATGCACAGTAAAAAGCGTCAGCGGCACGCTCGTGATCGATGTAGAAATTCGCGGTGATTTATTTGAAACGTTTCGCGGTGACGGATTATGCATTTCTACGCCGACAGGAAGCACCGCCTATAATAAAGCGCTAGGCGGCGCGATATTACACCCATCACTCGAAGCGATACAAGTAACCGAGATGGCGTCCATCAATAACCGGGTGTTCCGCACGATTGGATCACCGCTTGTACTTCCTGCGCACCATACATGTATATTAAAGCCAGTGAACAATGTCGATTTTCAAATTACGATTGATCATTTATCGCTTTTGCATAAAGACGTTAAATCGATTCAATGTCGCGTCGCACAGGAGAAAATTCGTTTTGCTCGTTTCCGCCCGTTTCCATTTTGGAAGCGAGTGCGCGATTCATTTATCGCTGATTAACCCATTTCGCTCCATTGTTTGATTAGAATAAATAGGAAGTAAAGGAAGGTACAAAACATTGTCGCGTTTTACGCTAACTTGGACGATTACGGAAAAAGAGGAAGGAAAGCTTGTCCGGGAATTTTTAAAGGAACAAGGCATTTCGAAAACGGCATTAACAGACATTAAATTCCATGGAGGGGCCATTTTCGTGGATGAACAGCCAGTCACTGTTCGTCATCGTCTTTGTTGTGGAGAAACATTGCGAGTACTATTTCCGAAAGAATCCCCAAGTGAAGGGATGATGCCGGAAGCGATTCCGCTTGATATTGTATATGAGGATGAATATGTTTTGGTCGTGAATAAACCGCCGTTTATGGCAACGATTCCATCGCGTGAGCATCCGGGCGGCACGCTTGCTAATGCATTGCTTTATCATTACCAAAAGCAACAGTTAGAGTCGACGATTCATGTTGTAACAAGACTGGATCGCGATACTTCCGGCCTTGCTCTCGTCGCAAAACATCGTCATATTCATCATTTATTATCCACGCTGCAGCAACAAGGAAAAATAACGCGGCGTTATGAAGCGATTTGTCACGGATGTTTAACGGAAGACAAGGGGACGATTGATGCGCCAATCGCCCGCAAAAGCGATAGCATTATTGCTCGGGAAGTACGCGATGACGGTCAACGGGCCGTTACTCATTTTCGCGTATTACAGCGGCTTCGTGAATATACATACGTATCGCTCCAGCTAGAGACAGGCCGCACGCATCAAATTCGTGTTCATTTAGCGCATATTGGCCACCCGCTTGCAGGGGATGAATTGTATGGCGGAAGCCGGGAAGCAATTAGCCGCCAGGCGTTGCACAGCAAAGAGCTTTCCTTTTTCCATCCGATCAAGCGGAAAATATATACGTTTTCTTGCCCGCTTCCTGATGATATGAAACAATTGATGGAACGGGTAAGCTGATAAGCGGCATTTTCAATCGAACGTTCTGAATTTTTCCGGCACATATGGCAAGGAAGATGGAACCGATATGGTTTCTATTTCAGGATATCGAAAAGCGGTAAGCGCTCCGCCGAATACGCAGCCAGTATCAATATTAATCGTACGATTAATGATTCTAGGTTGTTTCACCGGTGTATGACCGTATACAATCCATGCGCTTCCTTTGTAACGCTTTGCCCAATCTCGCCGGACAGGTGTTCCATCGGGATTTGTTTCCCCAGTAATATCACCATAAAGAACGAATGTTTGAACTTTTTTATCATTTCTTCCAATATAGTCTCGACGAAGGCCAGCATGGGCAATAATAAGGCGGCCGTTATCTAGCTGCGCGTATAACGGAGCGGCTTCATATAGCCTCATAAACTTTTTTCGAATCATTGCTTGTTCACTTGGCGGCAATGCGCGATATTCTGCGACAGTTGTTTCAAGACCGTGCGTAATTTGGACGTTTCTTCCTAAAAAGAAGCGATACAGTTTATTGCAATGATTCCCTGGGACATAATAAGCTGACTTGCGCTCGACAAGGGAATAGACAACTTCTACTGTTTGCAACGATTGTGGGCCTCGGTCTGTTAAGTCGCCGACAAAGCCGAGTTTCCGCCCATCTGGGTGAAGGGGAATGCCGTCTTCCCATTCATATCCAAGCTTTTTAGTTAGCTTTACAAACTCTGAATAACATCCATGAATATCGCCAATGATATCGATTTTCATCGCTTCATTCTCCTTTAGTAAAGTAATGAATGCGCATGATTATTATAAAATAAAAAGCCGCTGATCATGCGGCTTTTTATTCTTCGGAAGAAAACATAAACTTTTTCGTGCGTGAATGGACATTCAGAACAAGTCCAATGGCTAACATATAAGTCGCAAGCGAACTTCCCCCATAACTGATAAATGGAAGCGGAAGCCCGGTGATTGGCAAAAGTCCAATGGTCATTCCAACGTTTTGAAATACTTGGAATGTAATCATTCCAATGACCCCGGCGCATAAGTAGCTTCCGTATAAATCATTGCTTTCTAAAGCAATATGAACCATGCGGTAAATAAGAAGGAAAAACAGTGAAATGACAACACTTGCACCAATGAACCCGAACTGTTCGGCGATGATTCCGAAAATGAAGTCGGTATGTGCTTCCGGGAGGTATACTTGAATGTTGCCAAATCCTTTTCCATACAATTCTCCAGATCCAATCGCAAGCAGGGAACGAATGAGCTGGAAGCCCTGTTCATTGGAATATTCATAAGGAGCAAGCCATCCATAAAAACGGTTTAACTGATATTCCTCTAAAATATATTTGTGGAAAAAGTCAGGGAATCGGAAGAAAATAAATACAAGAATAGCGACGGCCATCAATCCGGCAAACACAATTCCGAGAATGATGCGCCAGCGAATGCC
It encodes:
- the prpE gene encoding bis(5'-nucleosyl)-tetraphosphatase PrpE, producing MKIDIIGDIHGCYSEFVKLTKKLGYEWEDGIPLHPDGRKLGFVGDLTDRGPQSLQTVEVVYSLVERKSAYYVPGNHCNKLYRFFLGRNVQITHGLETTVAEYRALPPSEQAMIRKKFMRLYEAAPLYAQLDNGRLIIAHAGLRRDYIGRNDKKVQTFVLYGDITGETNPDGTPVRRDWAKRYKGSAWIVYGHTPVKQPRIINRTINIDTGCVFGGALTAFRYPEIETISVPSSLPYVPEKFRTFD
- a CDS encoding FtsW/RodA/SpoVE family cell cycle protein translates to MEQDRLSQPKLDYNLLFILFLMAIVSAIAIHSAQPTLPEKLQNVNFAYKQLQWYAIGGVVIALTMIIDYDRFFQIAWYLYGFGMLLLLGLELNVPGTVTIKGATSWYSLPGGNFQPSELMKIFMIIVLSRIIINHREKYPEPTVKDDFRLLGKIALTVLPPLILLMKQPDLGMSMVFVAVTASLVLVSGIRWRIILGIVFAGLMAVAILVFIFFRFPDFFHKYILEEYQLNRFYGWLAPYEYSNEQGFQLIRSLLAIGSGELYGKGFGNIQVYLPEAHTDFIFGIIAEQFGFIGASVVISLFFLLIYRMVHIALESNDLYGSYLCAGVIGMITFQVFQNVGMTIGLLPITGLPLPFISYGGSSLATYMLAIGLVLNVHSRTKKFMFSSEE